A window of Halopelagius inordinatus genomic DNA:
CGTTCGACGGGCCGGTAGTCGGCCTCTGCGGCGGCTACCAACTGCTCGGCGAGAGACTCCTCGCGGCCGACGCCGAGGGGACCGGCGACCGAAGCGACATCCACGGAATCGGCCTGCTTCCCGTGGAGACGACGTTCTCTCGGGAGAAGCGCGTCGCGGCCGTCGAGTGGTCGCTGGAGGGGTCCGGACCGCTCTCTGGCGCGACCGGACCGGTCTCGGGGTACGAGATTCACGCGGGCGAGACGCGGGCGACGGAGGCGGTGGAGACGCCGTTTACGGACCCCGAAACGGGCGAGAGCGACGCGTCTCTCGGCGCGCGCCGCGGCGACGTGGTCGGAACGTACCTCCACGGCCTGTTCGAGAACGACGCGGCGCGGGCGGCGTTCGTCCGCCGCGTCTTCGACTCCGCGGGGCGCGAACGCCCGGCGCTCGGAACCGACAGCGAGTCCGGCGACTCGCGGCCCGCCGACCCGTACGACCGCGCGGCGACCCTCGTCTCGGAGATTCCGCTCGACGCGCTTTTCGGTGCCGACGCGGCGTTCGCTCCCGATTTCGAGGCGTGACCCGCCGAACGTCTCATACCGCTCGCGCGCCTCGAACCCGACGATGGAGGAGACGCCGCTTTCGGCCCTCTGTGCGAACCTCTCGACGGGCGAGACGCGCCGCGAACGACTCCCCGAAGACTGGGGCGACCGGTTCGTCGGCGGCAAGGGTCTCGCCGCGCGCTACCTCTACGAGACGCTCGAACCCGGAACCGACCCCCTCTCCGACGCGAACGTGGTCGTCTTCGCAATCGGACCGCTGTCGGGGCATCTCCCGGGCGAGACGCGCGTCGCCGCGGTCACGAAGTCGCCGCTCTCGGGCGCGTTTCTGGACTCCTACGTCGGCGGGTCGTTCGCCTCTCGCCTCGTCGGGTCGCTTCGACCGAACACGCTCCTCGTCGTCGAGGGCGTCGCTTCGGCCCCGTCTGCGCTCGTCGTCTCCGACGGCGACGCCCGAATCGAACGGACGGCGTCGTGGGGCGAGGACGCGGTATCGACGGACGCGGCGTTCGACGGCGGCGTCGCCTGTATCGGCCCCGCGGGCGAGAACCGGGTCCGGTTCGCGACCGTCGCGGTGGACGGCGGCGACCACCAGTTCGGGCGCGGCGGCGTCGGGGCCGTCTTCGGGTCGAAGCGACTGAAAGCCGTCGTCGCACGCGACGACCCGCCGACGCGTGGCGAGGGCGGCGCGGGACTCGCGGACGCTTTCGAATCGAGCGACGCCGGGCGGTGGTTGGACGCCCACGGGACGGTCGGAACCGTCGAGTTCGCGGACGCCGCCGACGTGCTTCCGACGCGCGGGTGGCGAGACGGCACCTTCGCGGGCGCGGAGGACATCGGCATCGAGGCGGTGCGCGCGGCGGCAACCGCGCGCGAACGGTCGGACGACGACGTCCCGGGCGACTTCCGGGTTCGCGGCGACGACGGGTCGGTGCCGCGCGGGGCGACGCCCATCTCTCTCGGCGCGGCCCTCGGAATCGACGACTTCGACGCCGTGGCGGAACTCGGCGGCCTCTGCGACAGACTCGGACTCGACGTGATTTCGGCGGGCAACGCCGTCGCGTGGGCCGCCCGCGCCGCCGAGGAGGGACTGCTCTCCGACGTCTCGGCCGGAGAGACGCACGCGCCGACGTTCGGCGGCGTCGAGGAGGCGCACCGCGTCTCGTTCGTGGACCCGGACACCGCGCGAGAACTCCTCGAACACGTCGTCCGCCGCGACACGGAACTCGGGGATACGCTCGCGGACGGCGTCGCCGCCGCCGTCTCCCGGTTCGGCGGCGCGGACCTGATTCCGATAATCAAGGGGCTCTCGCTTCCGACGTACGACCCCCGAGGCTCACCGGCGCAGGCTCTCGCTTACGCGACGAGCGATAGGGGCGCGTGTCACCGCCGCGCCCGACCGGTCGTCGAGGAGGTGTTCGCCACCGAAGAGTGGACCGAGGCCGAACGCGCCGCGAGCGTCGTCGCGGAGCAGAACGCCCGCGCCGCCTCGTGGTGTCTCGTCGCGGACGACTTCGTCGGCGAGGCTCTCGCAGACCGGACGGCGTCGATGCTCGAAGCGCGCGGCTACGACCAGAACGCGGAGACTCTCGGCGAACGCGTCTGGAACCTGACGCGCCTGTTCAACGTCCGAGAGGGGTTCGACCGAGAGGACGACTCGTTGCCGGCGGCGATTCGCCGGTCACAGGAACGCGGCCACCGCGAGGGACTCGACGCCGACGCGTTCGACTCGTTGCTGTCTGCGTACTACGACCGCCGCGGGTGGGACGAACGCGGGCGACCGACGCGTTCGACGCTCGAACGCCTCGACTTGCTCTCTGACGTGGACGCGGAGACGCCCGTCGGCGAGTAGGCTCAGTCGTCCGCGCCGGACTCGCCCGCGGGCGGGTCTCTCCGCTCTTCGCGGCCCGCGGTGGCGTCGCCGGGCATCTCGACGGTCATCGGCTCTTCGTCGGGGTCCGCGCCGAGCGGTTCGATTCTGACGCTCGACACCTTGTACTCGGGGATGAACGAGGTGGGGTCGGTTTCGTGCGACGTGAGTTCGTTCACCGCGCCGCGGGCGAAGTGCATCGGGATGAAGACGACGCCCTCGTCGGATGTCTCCTCTACGTCCGCGCGGACGACGATGCTCCCGCGCCGCGAGTGGACGCGGACGTACTCGCCGTCTTTGACGCCCAGCGTCTCGGCCATGTTCGGGTGGATGGTGACGAAACTCTCCGGGACGCTGTGCATCAGTGCCTCGACGCGCCGCGTCATCGTCCCCGTGTGCCAGTGATAGAGGACGCGCCCCGTCGTGAGCATCAGCGGATACTCCTCGTCGGGCATCTCTTTGGGCCCGGCGTAGTCTGCGGGGACGAACCGCGCGAGTCCGTCCTCGAAGTTGAACTCCTTCTCGTAGAGATACGGCGTCCCCGCGTGGTCGGCGTCCCAGACGGGCCACTGGAGACTGCCGTCCTCTTCGGCCAGTCGGTCGTAGTCGACGCCGCCGTAGATGGGAACGAGCGAGGAAATCTCCGCCATCACGTCGGAGGGGTCGTCGTAGTCCCACTCGTAGCCGAACCGGTCCGCGAGTCGGGTGAGGATATCCAGGTCGGATTTGGCCTGCCCCGGCGGGTCGATGGCGGGCCGGACCCGTTGGATGCGCCGTTCGGTGTTCGTGAACGTCCCCGACTTCTCGGCGGCGGAGGCGGCGGGCAGGACCACGTCCGCGTACTCGGCGGTTTCGGTGAGGAAGATGTCCTGCACGGCGAGGAAGTCCAACTGCTGGACCGCCTGTTGGGCCTCCGTCGAGTCCGGTTCCGACAGCGCGGGGTTCTCGCCCATGATGTACATCCCGCGAATCTCGCCCTCCGCCATCGCCTCGTACTGTTCGGGGAGGCGCAGACCGACTCTGTCCGGCGGGCGCACGCCCCACGCGTCCTCGAACTTGTCCAGTACCTCGTCGTCCTCTAAGTCCTGATAGCCCGGGAGCGTGTGGGGGGCCGGACCCATGTCGCCGCCGCCGCCCTGCACGTTGTTCTGGCCGCGGAACGGCGACAGGCCCGCGCCGGGTTTGCCCATGTTCCCCGTCACCAGAGCGAGGTTCGTCATCGCGAGCACGTTGCGCGTCCCGTGGGCGTGTTGGGTCATCCCCATCGCCCACCCGAAGATGCAGGTGTCCGCCTTCGCTATCGTCTCTGCGGCCTCTTTCAACTCCTCCGGCGGGACGCTCGTCAGTTCCTCGACGCGTTCGGGCGTGAACGGTTCGACCTTCTCTTTCAGTTCGTCGAAATGCTTCGTCCGGTTCTCGATGAACTCCTCGTCGTGGAGGCCCTCGGAGATGATGTGGTGTACCATCCCGTTTATCCACGCGATGTCGCTCCCGGGACGCGTCCGAGAGTACTGCGTCGCGTGTTCCGCGAGTCCGACCTTCCGCGGGTCGAAGACGAACAGGTCCGC
This region includes:
- a CDS encoding aldehyde ferredoxin oxidoreductase family protein — encoded protein: MEETPLSALCANLSTGETRRERLPEDWGDRFVGGKGLAARYLYETLEPGTDPLSDANVVVFAIGPLSGHLPGETRVAAVTKSPLSGAFLDSYVGGSFASRLVGSLRPNTLLVVEGVASAPSALVVSDGDARIERTASWGEDAVSTDAAFDGGVACIGPAGENRVRFATVAVDGGDHQFGRGGVGAVFGSKRLKAVVARDDPPTRGEGGAGLADAFESSDAGRWLDAHGTVGTVEFADAADVLPTRGWRDGTFAGAEDIGIEAVRAAATARERSDDDVPGDFRVRGDDGSVPRGATPISLGAALGIDDFDAVAELGGLCDRLGLDVISAGNAVAWAARAAEEGLLSDVSAGETHAPTFGGVEEAHRVSFVDPDTARELLEHVVRRDTELGDTLADGVAAAVSRFGGADLIPIIKGLSLPTYDPRGSPAQALAYATSDRGACHRRARPVVEEVFATEEWTEAERAASVVAEQNARAASWCLVADDFVGEALADRTASMLEARGYDQNAETLGERVWNLTRLFNVREGFDREDDSLPAAIRRSQERGHREGLDADAFDSLLSAYYDRRGWDERGRPTRSTLERLDLLSDVDAETPVGE